In Methanobrevibacter sp. TMH8, the sequence ATATTATCAGGCATATCCCCTAATATATTCAAAGGAAATTATAAAAAATTCAGAAAAAAGATTATTGGAAATCACGATGTAGATACCGTAGAGAACAAGTATAAATTTTACAAAAAAATAAGAAATGATTTTTTAGTACCTAAAACATATAAAATAGACTATGATCATATAGATGAGATAGTTGATATATTAAATCAACATAGTGATACTTCATTTATTACAAAACCTCTTCAAGGATCTGGAGGTTATGGTGTCAAGTATCTAGATTATACTAAAAAGCATTATTTTAATGATAGCTATTTTGAAAATTACTTTTCTGAATATGAAGGGGAAACATTTTTATTTCAAGAATTTATTGAGGGAGATAATATTAGTTCTTCGGTATTATCTACAAAAAAACAAGCTCAAAATATAATAAACAGCAAAATGTTGACTGAATCAAATTTTGGGGAAAATAATTTTAAATATTCTGGAAACATCGTTCCATATACTAATATTCTCAAATCTAACACAAATAGTGCAAATGAAATTAATGATAAAGAAATTAAGGACATTTCAGAAAAAATAATATCTAAATTCAGCTTAGTTGGCTCAAATGGAGTAGATATGATAATAAAAAATGACAAAAACAAAAATGAAGAAATTTATATCATTGAAGCAAATCCCAGATTTCAAGGAACATATGAATGTGTAGAAAAAGTATTAGGAATCAACTTATTAGATGCTCATATCAAAGCATATGATGGAGAATTAATCAATATCCCGAATACAAACGGTTATTCAATGAAAAAAATTATTTATACTAAAGAAAGAATAAAAGTAGGAGATTTATTTATTGATAATGTTTATGATATTCCTTATAATGGAGTGATTATTGAAAAAGACCAACCATTATCCACCATTATTAGCTATGATAAGAATATCAAAAATACCAAAAACAAATTGAAAAAAGCTATCTTTGATGTAAATAAAAATATTTATTCATACCATTGATATGTCAATGAAAAAAATTAAATTATACCAAGCAATAATAAAATAAAAATAATAGTTCCAATAGTCAATAAAAATGTAGTGATAACCATAGATGCAACTGAAATCAAATATAGTTTAGCTCTTTTATCAGGATCTTTAAAATATTGTTCAAAAGGGTCTCTTCTCATATTTACACTTTATTAACTTTTAATAATAACAAGAATAATATTATAAAAATAATTAGTATAGATAATATTATTTGTAATCCTATTTAAATTCTATTATATATTATATCTATATATCTATTAAAATCTGTTAAATCTATAAATCTATAAATCTACTAAAAAATTATCATAATATAAAAATGATTTGAAAATGTTATAAAAATAAACTAAAAATAATTTACAAAAATATATTCATTAAAATAAAAAAAAATAGAGGATAATAAATAAAAATAAATTAGCTTATCACACTAATTTATTAACTACTTCAACTGGAAGTAAAGATAAAAATCCTAAAAGATCTCCTTTTTCAATTTTACCATCAGCTATAACAACAAAAGCTGCTCTATTAACAGTTTTTTCCATAGTTAATGGAATATGTGTTTCTGAA encodes:
- a CDS encoding ATP-grasp domain-containing protein, with product MEKLLIIGINTRSLLNSASKLNFCTYSTSYFFTADSKRIYKEKHVLKQIPGKSCGIFEEDYNPEKLLELSLEFMEEVDKIILSGISPNIFKGNYKKFRKKIIGNHDVDTVENKYKFYKKIRNDFLVPKTYKIDYDHIDEIVDILNQHSDTSFITKPLQGSGGYGVKYLDYTKKHYFNDSYFENYFSEYEGETFLFQEFIEGDNISSSVLSTKKQAQNIINSKMLTESNFGENNFKYSGNIVPYTNILKSNTNSANEINDKEIKDISEKIISKFSLVGSNGVDMIIKNDKNKNEEIYIIEANPRFQGTYECVEKVLGINLLDAHIKAYDGELINIPNTNGYSMKKIIYTKERIKVGDLFIDNVYDIPYNGVIIEKDQPLSTIISYDKNIKNTKNKLKKAIFDVNKNIYSYH